The genomic segment GCTAGGCCTCTGAGGAACCTATGAGAGCAtagggagtacttctcaaggtTTCCCTAATCTCGGGGGAATGGAACTGTCGGCTGGGCAGTGATACACAGTGGTGAAAACTATGGAGAAGGATAAAactcacctactgtttgtgtggaagtatgtgcgcagctataaaatggatgtctttgtataaTGGACTTTAGCACAGTTTATTCAAAGAACGTTCTCTCTTTTTGCATAAACTGAGCAtttgactaattattattaaacccatgGTCTTACAGAACTCGGGGATTGGTCAGAGCTATATATTATCAGTTATTATtattgggattgaaaattctcgtgacactacctcatccccatattgttatatatttataaattgttttactcctttgcaccccagtatctctacttgcacattcatcttctgcacatctatcactcctgtgtttaattgctagattgtaattacttcgccacgaCAGccgatttattgccttacctcatttgcacactctgtatacagatttttttcctattgtgttattgactgtacgtttgtttattccatgtgtaactcggttgttgttgtttgtgtcgcactgctttgctttatcttgtccaggtcgcagttgtaaatgagaacttgttctcaactggcctaccgggttaaataaaaaaaattaaataaaaaaatagatgtGAATTACATTTTTTAGTAGTGTATGATACAAATCTTCTTACCCCTGTGTTTtagtgttttttaaatattagTGTACATTCACTGGGAGGGCAGgagtgtgagtatctgagtgcaCCGAGTCCCTATCTGTGTGTTGTAGTACTGTCGAGAGTGTACCGGTGGCTGTCCCAATGGTGAAGTCTGAGGAGGGTCCGCTGTCTGGCAGTGTGTCCCCTCTCTGACGCCTCTCCCAGGAGTAGGCCTTCTCCAAGGACTGGTCCTGCCAGCCACACACATCTGGGTCCTCAAAGTCACACACAAAGTCCATCCCTCTGTAGCCTTGGGTTTAACACCAACACGCAcgatacagacaggcagacagataggcaagcagacagacaggcatcacTTAAAATCAAAAGCTTGTATTGCAATGTGTTGGTCTGAGGGAGCTGCAATGTGTGTTCTTGGAAATGGGTTTTTCTTGACCTTTTTCCATCCCGCTCTAGTGATATAACATAACGTTTGGTAAATATCTGAGCTGCATGATTGGTGTTCAGTGGCAAATGGGCACGGTCACTGGAGCGCAGGTACTAGAATTGATTTGTACGGCtcagacagagcagagggagtCTTACCACAGCCGTTTTCATCGCTGCAGTCTGTACAGTCACAAACAAAGTCACACTTCAGCTCTGGGGTCTGGCATGCAAGTGTCTGTGAGCCAATCGCTGCAAAACAACAGACTCATCATTGACTTGGACAATAATCtccatctacagtacagtaggagAGTGATTTAAGCAGAAAAAACTAAAACTGTCCTTTTTAAGTGGCCAATTGCATAAATGCCCCAGTAGGATCTTCCATTCTTGGACCCGAGTGAGTACGTGCAATAATTACCCGGGCAGTAACTAACCCCTTAATTCCCCTCTTATCAGAACCCATTATAATCAACGTTTTATGAGGCTGCTAATGTTAGCAGGCTCAAAGGTCATACAGTGCAGTAATCTGGGAAATGTTCAATCCAAGGTCCCTGACAGCAGCTAGTACAGAATCCATGTCACAAGAGTCCATAAAGTAACACTGTACATAATAAATAACCGTTTTTGTGGTAGCAGTAACTTCCAAAGCCACAGGACCTAGGTTCATTATGCACCTGTGATCTACACAGCCTATTTCAAGTCAAAAACAAAAACGATATTGCACTTCCTTGATAACTGTGAATTTAAAAAACTGTCCTTGTTGCTGACACGGACAGTGAGTTCAGTAAACACTAGCCTACATTTAGCAAAGTATTGCATGAAGACTAGTGTCAATGTTCTTACCCCAGAGAAACGTCAGCAGTAAAACCAGCGCTGAAATCCCTCTGTTAAATCCCATGTTACCCTTCTCTTTCTGCTGGAGCTGTGGACGTCTGAACACCACCTGGCACCTACTAGACTGTGATAACAGCCACTGTCTGCCTCTGACCTCCTCTGATCTGCTGATAGATAACAGGTAGACTTTACATCCACCTGCATCGGTCAGAGCCGTCGGTCGTAAAACAGCATGTTCCATCTTTAAAGGCACTTTActgaacagaggactaaatattGTGGCTGCATGCATTCATCATGGCAGCTCTGCAGTGCTCAGTGTCATGTAGAAACCTGACTTCTATATGCTCAGAGCCAAGGCACTGAATAGTGATAGGATACTAATTTGCAATGTATACCTTTATGAAGGTATCAAACTTGTGATATGGATACTATAAATTCACTATAGATACATCATTTAATTGGCAGTAGCACATACTGACAGCAAGGTATATTTTAGGTACATGATTGAGTGTAGATTTGCAGTATACAGTGATGTAATGGTAAAAACGATAGGTGGGTAAACTGATTGCGGTGTAAAAAGTAACACTCCCTATACTTTCATGTAAACTGcatttaccctccactatacCACTGTGCCTGTATGGCAACATCGGAAGTTAACACGTTTCAGATCAATGAGTTCACCTGACCTTATCTGATATCCACATGTATAATCACTCATGTAGCAGTTGCTCAGCAATTTGAAGTTTAGTGGCTCCCAAAACCATATGAACTTCCTGTAGTTAGATACACAGTGAGATAAAAGTAGAGAGAAACGTAATGACAGATGCGTTTTTCTGTTATGAAACAGGAGTGCGCCATTTGAAAGATGGAGTGTTATATTTCCCCTGTGTTGAACCACATTGCTCAACATGATAATGGTTTTATGACTCCATGACCGGAGATGGAATTTCATACTCATTCGTTTTCAGGTACCGGTATTGTATGATATAAAATGTCCTTACTAAACATGAATTCATGCTAATAAAGCATACGTTACAATGTATTAAATCGATGTAAACATTTATTAGTTTTATGGTTAAACATGAAAAGATTCCTGTTAAGTAATGTATTCCATGTATTGTTTCActgaaacaaaatacaaaaatcaagCACTGTTCTGGGTATATTAGTCAGCAACTAGGTCAGCATTTCCCAAACTTTTTACCTTAGCACTTCACAGCGGATTCAAATAAACAAAGCTTGATGATGGTTTGATCATTTGAATACAATGTGTGTAAGGCAACAAAAATTAatatgcaccccttggggtccctaggactgagtttgggaaacgatGAACTAGGTAATGTGTCAGTCTTAGTCCCAGCTTTGTACCGACAGGTTTGTCTTCAGATCTCACATACTGTGATGCCACTGAGGTTTTGCAGTGTTCTGTTGGTCCACACTCAGGAAAAGAGTTAGGCCCGAACCAAGTCCAAGCACAGAGGTGGGTCCAGTGTAGGTCAGTATCCCTCATCAGCCCAGGTGATCTCGTATTTAGGATAGCGCACCTTCAGTTTCTCTGTGGAAACAGCGTGATTTGCTTTGCCAAAGCCCTGCAAAGAACAAGAAAGCAATTCAAAGGATAACTTGGCTGCTAGGAAATAACGAACCTCAAGAGATGTAATATCAGCCATGCAATATCAGAAAACCCAAATCAATAGACGTACGAGTTCCACTGAAATAACAACGCTATTCTGCATTCTCTTACCATGGAGTAGCCATAGACGTGGATCTTCTTTGACTGGCAGTCGTGCTTAATCCTTCCTCCTCCAATACATTCACAGTCCAGGTGCCCTCCTTTCTCAAGCTCCTCTGCTACCTTGTCATAGATATCCGCTGCAGGGACAAAAACACAAAATCATTAATGTACTCAAGGTTTCAGAACCAATCTCTTTGAAATACTCAAAATACACAATATTTCAAAAGCACTGATGTGCAGAATAACCCAGTGAAAGTCTGTTGTTTTTTGTATGAGGAATGTACACTATATCTATAAAagtacaccccttcaaattagtgaatttggctatttcggccacacccgttgctgacaggtgtataaaattgagcacagagccatgcaatctccagagGAAAACATTGgaaagtagaatggccttactgaagagctcagtgacattcaatgtggcaccgttatAGAATGCcagctttccaacaagtcatgttgtcacatttctgccctgctagagctgccccagtcaactggaAGTTACAAATAGTAAAGTATAGTACAGATACCAAAAATAactaagtagtacttcaaagtatttttacaccactgcccaggagagtggaggcaattatgcattgttgtctctaccttcttccctttgttgttgttgtctgtgcccaataatgtttgtaccatgttgtgttgctaccatgctgcgttgtcatgtgttgctgccttaggtctctctttatgtagtgttgtgttgtctctcgtcgtgatgtgttttgtcattacacacacacacagttgaagtcggaagcttacatacacctttgccaaatacatttaaactcagttattcacaattcctgactgtcttaggtcagttaggatcaccactttattttaagaatgtgaaatgtcagaataatagcagagagaatcatttatttcagccatcacaatcccagtgggtcagaagtttacatacactcaattagtattggttagcattgcctttaaaattgtttaacttgggtcaaacgtttcaggtagccttccacaagcttcctaaaataagttgggtgaattttgtcccattcctcctgacagagatggtgtaactgagtcaggttcgtaggcctccttgcttgcacacgctttttcagttctgcccacaaattttctataggattgaggttagtgctttgtgatggccactccaataccttgactttgttgtccttaagccattttgccacaactttggaagtatgcttggggtcattgtccatttgaaagacccatttacgaccaagcttcaacttcctgactgatgtcttggaatgttgcttcaatatatccacatcatttccttCCTTaagaagccatctattttgtgcagtGCACccatccctcctgtagcaaagcacccccacaacatgatgctgccactcccatgcttcacggttaggatggtgttctttgacttgcaagcctccccctttttcctccaaacataatgatggtcattatggccaaacagttctattattgtttcatctggccagaggacatttctccaaaaagttcaatcttcgtccccatgtgcagttgcaaaccgtagtctggcttttttttatggcggttttggagcagtggcttcttccttgctgagtggcctttcaggttatgtcgatataggact from the Oncorhynchus tshawytscha isolate Ot180627B linkage group LG33, Otsh_v2.0, whole genome shotgun sequence genome contains:
- the phpt1 gene encoding 14 kDa phosphohistidine phosphatase, with the translated sequence MCTQTKAASLMANIPEAEIDPTGVFKYVLIRVHSKEDGDDSSVDIVRGYAWAEYHADIYDKVAEELEKGGHLDCECIGGGRIKHDCQSKKIHVYGYSMGFGKANHAVSTEKLKVRYPKYEITWADEGY